A region from the Gemmatimonadota bacterium genome encodes:
- a CDS encoding Gfo/Idh/MocA family oxidoreductase gives MPLKIAQIGSDGHQNMVLDGIAHIPDAQLIACAKGHPDDTLARVKSHAAFTAHTRLYDDYRHMLDTEEIDLVSICRPYSFNAEASIAAANRGIDIVSEKPVATTLKDLEALETAVKNSGIRLTAMFGLRLSPAFRAAHQAVQDGLIGEPILATAQKSYRFGTRPDFFKKRETYGGTIPWVAIHAVDYTRWTTGREYTQVAALHGNLAHPDYPGCEDHGGMLFRLSNGGTAMINLDYLRPSTAPTHGDDRLRIAGSEGVVEVIDDRTHLIRSGEAPRDLPLPPEENFLVNLYGERTGKAPHIIGPDEAIKVTRLCLQAREAADTGNVLAL, from the coding sequence ATGCCACTCAAAATTGCACAAATCGGCAGCGACGGACATCAGAACATGGTACTCGACGGCATCGCGCACATCCCCGACGCACAACTCATCGCCTGTGCCAAAGGACATCCCGACGACACCCTCGCCAGAGTCAAATCGCACGCAGCATTTACCGCACACACCCGCCTGTATGACGACTATCGCCACATGCTCGACACCGAAGAAATCGATCTCGTCAGCATCTGTCGTCCGTATTCCTTCAACGCCGAAGCCTCAATAGCCGCAGCAAACCGCGGAATCGACATCGTCAGTGAAAAACCCGTTGCAACCACCCTGAAAGATCTCGAAGCCCTTGAAACAGCGGTCAAAAACAGCGGTATTCGCCTCACCGCCATGTTTGGCCTGCGACTATCCCCCGCATTTCGCGCAGCACACCAGGCAGTTCAAGACGGCCTCATCGGCGAACCCATTCTGGCAACCGCGCAAAAATCCTATCGCTTTGGCACCCGCCCGGACTTTTTCAAAAAGCGAGAAACTTATGGCGGCACAATTCCCTGGGTCGCAATCCACGCCGTCGATTACACGCGCTGGACAACCGGGCGCGAATACACACAAGTCGCCGCACTTCACGGCAACCTCGCCCATCCCGACTATCCCGGCTGCGAAGACCACGGCGGCATGCTCTTCCGCCTGAGCAATGGCGGCACGGCAATGATCAACCTCGATTATTTGCGCCCATCAACAGCCCCCACCCACGGCGACGATCGCCTCCGAATCGCAGGATCAGAAGGCGTCGTCGAAGTCATCGACGACCGCACGCATCTGATTCGCTCGGGCGAAGCACCCCGCGACCTGCCCCTGCCACCCGAAGAAAACTTCCTCGTTAACCTCTACGGTGAACGCACGGGCAAAGCACCCCACATCATCGGCCCCGACGAAGCCATAAAAGTCACGCGCCTGTGCCTACAAGCACGTGAAGCTGCGGACACGGGCAATGTGCTCGCGCTGTGA